A genomic stretch from Flavobacterium humidisoli includes:
- a CDS encoding type IX secretion system membrane protein PorP/SprF produces MSNFALAQQDSKYLQYMFNTVNINPAYRAARYVFSVSALHGNQWVGFDGAPITNSMSFNAPVD; encoded by the coding sequence ATTTCAAATTTTGCTTTAGCTCAGCAGGATTCTAAATATTTACAGTATATGTTTAATACTGTAAATATTAATCCTGCCTATAGAGCAGCTAGATATGTTTTTAGTGTTTCTGCGCTTCATGGAAATCAATGGGTCGGATTTGATGGTGCACCCATAACTAACAGCATGTCTTTTAATGCGCCTGTTGATTAA